The following coding sequences lie in one Sesamum indicum cultivar Zhongzhi No. 13 linkage group LG9, S_indicum_v1.0, whole genome shotgun sequence genomic window:
- the LOC105170796 gene encoding histone deacetylase 17 isoform X2, whose product MNPSTEDAEQVMTVSFHKYGDLFFPGTGDVKDVGEREGKFYAINVPLKDGIDDGSFLRLFKTIILKVMECYAPGAIVLQCGADSLAGDRLGCFNLSIDGHAACVKFVKQLNLPLLVTGGGGYTKENVARCWTVETGALLGVELPNEIPENDYIKYFAPDYSLKCPSGHLENLNSKSYLNTIRQQVCENLSSIQHAPGVQMHEVPPDFYIPDFDEDELNPDERVNRHIQDKHIQRDDEYYEGDNDNDQTMDDS is encoded by the exons ATGAACCCTTCAACTGAAGATGCTGAGCA GGTGATGACTGTTAGTTTTCACAAGTACGGGGACTTGTTCTTTCCTGGAACAGGTGATGTCAAG GACGTTGGAGAAAGAGAAGGCAAATTTTATGCCATAAATGTCCCTCTTAAGGATGGAATTGATGATGGCAGCTTCCTACGTCTCTTCAAGACG ATCATTTTGAAGGTTATGGAGTGCTATGCACCTGGAGCTATTGTGCTCCAATGTGGAGCAGATTCACTTGCTGGGGACAGATTGGGGTGCTTCAACCTCTCCATTGATG GGCATGCAGCTTGTGTTAAGTTTGTGAAGCAACTGAACTTGCCTTTGCTG GTGACTGGAGGTGGTGGATATACTAAAGAGAATGTTGCTAGGTGTTGGACCGTGGAGACAGGAGCTCTTTTAGGTGTGGAGCTCCCTAATG AGATCCCAGAAAACGattacatcaaatattttgctCCAGACTATTCCTTGAAATGTCCGAGCGGCCACTTG GAGAATTTAAATAGTAAGTCATACCTTAACACAATCAGACAGCAAGTATGTGAAAACCTTAGCTCCATCCAACATGCTCCTGGTGTACAAATGCATGAG GTACCTCCGGATTTCTACATTCCTGATTTTGATGAAGATGAGCTGAATCCTGATGAACGAGTAAATC GACACATACAAGACAAGCACATCCAGCGCGATGATGAATATTATGAAGGCGATAATGACAATGACCAGACCATGGATGATTCATGA
- the LOC105170796 gene encoding histone deacetylase 9 isoform X1, giving the protein MRSKDKISYFYDGDVGNVYFGPNHPMKPHRLCMTHHLVLSYELHKKMEVYRPHKAYPVELAQFHSPDYVEFLQRITPNTQELFSNEMVKYNLGEDCPVFDNLFEFCQIYAGGTIDAARRLNNQLCDIAINWAGGLHHAKKCEASGFCYINDLVLGILELLKYHARVLYIDIDVHHGDGVEEAFYFTDRVMTVSFHKYGDLFFPGTGDVKDVGEREGKFYAINVPLKDGIDDGSFLRLFKTIILKVMECYAPGAIVLQCGADSLAGDRLGCFNLSIDGHAACVKFVKQLNLPLLVTGGGGYTKENVARCWTVETGALLGVELPNEIPENDYIKYFAPDYSLKCPSGHLENLNSKSYLNTIRQQVCENLSSIQHAPGVQMHEVPPDFYIPDFDEDELNPDERVNRHIQDKHIQRDDEYYEGDNDNDQTMDDS; this is encoded by the exons ATGCGCTCCAAGGATAAAATCTCCTATTTCTATGACG GGGATGTGGGGAACGTGTACTTCGGCCCCAACCACCCGATGAAGCCGCATCGGTTGTGCATGACCCACCATTTGGTTCTCTCTTATGAGCTCCACAAGAAGATGGAAGTTTAT AGGCCTCACAAGGCATATCCTGTGGAGCTAGCACAGTTTCATTCCCCGGATTATGTGGAGTTTCTGCAGCGAATTACTCCCAACACACAAGAGTTGTTCTCGAATGAGATGGTCAAAT ATAACCTTGGAGAAGATTGTCCAGTCTTTGACAATCTCTTTGagttttgtcaaatttatGCTGGTGGTACAATAG ATGCTGCACGGAGATTGAATAATCAGCTCTGTGACATTGCCATAAATTGGGCTGGTGGATTGCATCATGCTAAGAAGTGTGAGGCATCTGGATTTTGTTACATCAATGACCTAGTTTTGGGCATTTTGGAGCTTCTGAAGTATCATGCACGTGTGCTATATATTGATATCGATGTGCATCATGGTGATGGGGTTGAAGAAGCCTTCTATTTCACTGATAG GGTGATGACTGTTAGTTTTCACAAGTACGGGGACTTGTTCTTTCCTGGAACAGGTGATGTCAAG GACGTTGGAGAAAGAGAAGGCAAATTTTATGCCATAAATGTCCCTCTTAAGGATGGAATTGATGATGGCAGCTTCCTACGTCTCTTCAAGACG ATCATTTTGAAGGTTATGGAGTGCTATGCACCTGGAGCTATTGTGCTCCAATGTGGAGCAGATTCACTTGCTGGGGACAGATTGGGGTGCTTCAACCTCTCCATTGATG GGCATGCAGCTTGTGTTAAGTTTGTGAAGCAACTGAACTTGCCTTTGCTG GTGACTGGAGGTGGTGGATATACTAAAGAGAATGTTGCTAGGTGTTGGACCGTGGAGACAGGAGCTCTTTTAGGTGTGGAGCTCCCTAATG AGATCCCAGAAAACGattacatcaaatattttgctCCAGACTATTCCTTGAAATGTCCGAGCGGCCACTTG GAGAATTTAAATAGTAAGTCATACCTTAACACAATCAGACAGCAAGTATGTGAAAACCTTAGCTCCATCCAACATGCTCCTGGTGTACAAATGCATGAG GTACCTCCGGATTTCTACATTCCTGATTTTGATGAAGATGAGCTGAATCCTGATGAACGAGTAAATC GACACATACAAGACAAGCACATCCAGCGCGATGATGAATATTATGAAGGCGATAATGACAATGACCAGACCATGGATGATTCATGA
- the LOC105170796 gene encoding histone deacetylase 17 isoform X3 has product MECYAPGAIVLQCGADSLAGDRLGCFNLSIDGHAACVKFVKQLNLPLLVTGGGGYTKENVARCWTVETGALLGVELPNEIPENDYIKYFAPDYSLKCPSGHLENLNSKSYLNTIRQQVCENLSSIQHAPGVQMHEVPPDFYIPDFDEDELNPDERVNRHIQDKHIQRDDEYYEGDNDNDQTMDDS; this is encoded by the exons ATGGAGTGCTATGCACCTGGAGCTATTGTGCTCCAATGTGGAGCAGATTCACTTGCTGGGGACAGATTGGGGTGCTTCAACCTCTCCATTGATG GGCATGCAGCTTGTGTTAAGTTTGTGAAGCAACTGAACTTGCCTTTGCTG GTGACTGGAGGTGGTGGATATACTAAAGAGAATGTTGCTAGGTGTTGGACCGTGGAGACAGGAGCTCTTTTAGGTGTGGAGCTCCCTAATG AGATCCCAGAAAACGattacatcaaatattttgctCCAGACTATTCCTTGAAATGTCCGAGCGGCCACTTG GAGAATTTAAATAGTAAGTCATACCTTAACACAATCAGACAGCAAGTATGTGAAAACCTTAGCTCCATCCAACATGCTCCTGGTGTACAAATGCATGAG GTACCTCCGGATTTCTACATTCCTGATTTTGATGAAGATGAGCTGAATCCTGATGAACGAGTAAATC GACACATACAAGACAAGCACATCCAGCGCGATGATGAATATTATGAAGGCGATAATGACAATGACCAGACCATGGATGATTCATGA
- the LOC105170890 gene encoding dehydration-responsive element-binding protein 1D-like, with protein MVAPNPKRSSGRKVFKETRHPVYRGVRRRSRGKWVCEVREPNKKSKIWLGTFSNPEMAAVAHDVAALALRGDNAMLNFPSSTYRLPRPHSSSHQDIKSAAAQAAREFSSSASISLMLMSENASHQNGIQYPSDSLHAEITDQQKIDDGEDEFERDRGEDEDNIGYRDGFVDEEALFSMPILLDSMAEGMLLTPPAMKKGFNWTSQDEDEVIDLTLWGAN; from the coding sequence ATGGTGGCGCCCAACCCCAAGAGAAGCTCCGGCAGGAAGGTGTTCAAGGAGACGCGCCACCCAGTCTACAGGGGCGTGCGGCGGAGGAGCCGCGGCAAATGGGTGTGTGAAGTGCGTGAGCCCAACAAGAAATCAAAGATATGGCTTGGGACTTTCTCCAACCCGGAGATGGCCGCCGTGGCACACGACGTCGCTGCCCTAGCACTGCGTGGGGACAACGCGATGCTCAATTTCCCCAGCTCCACCTACCGCCTCCCCCGCCCCCACTCGTCCTCCCACCAAGACATCAAAAGCGCCGCCGCCCAAGCAGCCAGGGAGTTTAGTTCTTCAGCTTCTATTTCATTAATGTTAATGTCGGAAAATGCAAGTCATCAGAATGGCATTCAATATCCTTCGGATTCACTTCATGCGGAGATTACGGATCAGCAAAAGATTGATGATGGAGAAGATGAGTTTGAACGTGATCGTGGGGAAGATGAGGATAATATTGGATATAGAGACGGGTTCGTGGACGAGGAGGCGTTATTTAGCATGCCGATTTTGCTAGATAGCATGGCGGAGGGCATGCTACTAACTCCACCGGCTATGAAAAAAGGGTTTAATTGGACTTCtcaagatgaagatgaagtgATAGACTTAACTTTGTGGGGGGCTAACTAG
- the LOC105170793 gene encoding ankyrin repeat domain-containing protein 30A, with protein MTTKNQQQMLEQQQAQMLRVKNSGMINHVGSPLMNEDKDEEMTRSALAAFRAKEEEIEKRKAEVREKVQAQLGRVEEETRRLAEIREELETLHDPMRKEVAIVRKRIDLINRDLKPLGLSCQKKEKEYKEALEAFNEKNREKGQLVAKLVELVTESEKQRLKKLEELCKNIDALR; from the exons ATGACGACGAAGAATCAGCAGCAGATGCTGGAGCAGCAACAAGCGCAAATGCTGCGTGTGAAGAACTCCGGGATGATCAATCATGTCGGGAGCCCTCTAATGAATGAGGACAAGGACGAGGAGATGACGAGGTCTGCGTTAGCAGCTTTTCGTGCTAAGGAAGAAGAGATCGAGAAGAGGAAGGCGGAGGTCCGGGAGAAGGTTCAGGCGCAGTTAGGCCGTGTCGAGGAGGAGACGAGGCGGCTGGCTGAGATTCGCGAA GAGCTCGAAACCCTGCATGATCCGATGAGGAAGGAAGTTGCGATCGTTCGCAAGAGGATCGACCTCATTAATCGGGACTTAAAGCCCTTGGGCCTCAGCTGTCAGAAGAAG GAAAAGGAATACAAAGAAGCACTAGAGGCTTTCAATGAGAAGAACAGGGAAAAGGGTCAGCTGGTCGCCAAACTAGTTGAG TTGGTGACTGAAAGTGAGAAGCAGAGACTGAAGAAACTGGAGGAGCTTTGCAAGAACATCGATGCCCTTCGCTGA
- the LOC105170794 gene encoding LOW QUALITY PROTEIN: pleiotropic drug resistance protein 2-like (The sequence of the model RefSeq protein was modified relative to this genomic sequence to represent the inferred CDS: inserted 2 bases in 1 codon) → MAAALVGDDLALSSSSRRSWRSQSIREVWQGPPDVFTRXLPTYDRLRKGMLQQVMSNGRIVHSEVDVTNLGTQDKKMLMESILKVVEEDNEKFLQRLRNRTDRVGIEIPKIEVRFQNLSIEGDAYVGTRALPTLLNSTLNTLEAALGMIGLSPSKQRVVKILQDVSGIVRPSRMALLLGPPGSGKTTLLKALAGKADDDMRVTGKITYCGHEFHEFVPQRTCAYISQHDLHYGEMTVRETLDFSGRCLGVGTRYEMLAELSRREKEAGIKPDPEIDAFMKATAMVGQETSLITDYVLKILGLDICADIMVGDDMRRGISGGQKKRVTTGEMLVGPAKAFFMDEISTGLDSSTTFQIVKFMRQMVHIMDITMVISLLQPAPETFDLFDDVILLSDGQIVYQGPRENVLEFFEYMGFRCPERKGVADFLQEVTSKKDQEQYWFRKNQPYRYVSVPEFAQAFNSFHIGQQLVAELRVPYDKTRAHPAALVKDKYGISNWELFRACFSREWLLMKRSSFVYIFKTTQITIMATIALTVFLRTEMKSGRIEDATKFWGALFFSLINVMFNGMQELAMTVFRLPVFFKQRDSLFYPAWAFALPIGVLRIPLSVMESGLWIILTYYTIGFAPSAVRFFKQLLAFIGVHQMALSLFRFIAAAGRTQVVANTLGTFALLLVFVLGGFIVAKDDIKDWMIWGYYVSPMMYGQNAIAINEFLAERWSAPTNGTEKTVGKTLLRDRGLFTTESWYWICIFALFGFTLLFNILFILALTYLNPLGDNKAIIPDDKAESKRKRHITNGEGVQMDVRNSHATANSTDGGASSEPRRGMVLPFQPLSLAFNHVNYYVDMPAEMKTQGVDEDRLQLLRDVSGAFRPGVLTALVGVSGAGKTTLMDVLAGRKTGGYIEGSINISGYPKNQTTFARVSGYCEQNDIHSPYVTVYESLLYSAWLRLAADVKTETRKMFVEEVMDLVELNPLRNALVGLPGIDGLSTEQRKRLTIAVELVANPSIIFMDEPTSGLDARAAAIVMRTVRNTVDTGRTVVCTIHQPSIDIFEAFDELLLMKRGGQVIYAGPLGRHSHKLVEYFEAVPGVQKIKEGYNPATWMLEVTSSAVEAQLDVDFAEIYANSDLYRRNQELIKELSTPPPGSQDLYFPTQYSQSFLTQCKACFWKQHWSYWRNSQYNAIRLFTTIVIGVMFGVIFWQKGDQIHRQQDLLNLLGATYAAVLFLGATNASAVQSVVAIERTVFYRERAAGMYSELPYAFAQVAIETIYVAVQTLVYSLLLYSMIGYHWTGEKFFYFYYFIFMCFTYFSMYGMMVVALTPGYQIAAIVMSFFLSFWNLFSGFLIPRPLIPIWWRWYYWASPVAWTIYGIFASQVGDITTELELTGNTGRIRVNDFLKDYLGYDHDFLIPVVFAHVGWVLLFFFVFAYGIKFLNFQRR, encoded by the exons ATGGCGGCGGCGTTAGTGGGCGATGATCTGGCTCTGAGTTCTAGTAGTAGGCGGAGCTGGAGGTCCCAGAGCATAAGGGAGGTGTGGCAGGGGCCGCCGGATGTGTTCACGAG GCTGCCGACGTACGATCGGCTCAGGAAGGGGATGCTGCAGCAGGTTATGAGCAATGGGAGGATAGTTCACTCTGAGGTGGATGTCACCAACCTCGGTACGCAGGATAAGAAGATGTTGATGGAGAGCATTCTTAAGGTTGTGGAGGAGGATAATGAGAAGTTCCTCCAGAGGCTCAGAAACAGGACTGACAG GGTGGGAATTGAGATTCCAAAGATTGAAGTAAGATTCCAGAATCTGTCTATTGAGGGAGATGCATATGTTGGGACAAGAGCACTTCCAACTCTGCTAAATTCAACACTCAATACATTGGAG GCTGCACTAGGGATGATTGGGCTATCTCCATCAAAGCAAAGGGTTGTTAAGATACTTCAAGATGTTAGTGGAATTGTGAGACCATCGAG GATGGCATTACTTCTTGGGCCACCAGGTTCAGGAAAAACAACATTGCTCAAAGCACTTGCAGGGAAAGCTGATGATGATATGAGG GTGACTGGAAAAATAACCTATTGCGGCCACGAATTTCACGAATTTGTTCCCCAAAGAACTTGTGCTTACATTAGTCAGCATGATCTTCACTATGGTGAGATGACAGTTCGAGAGACATTGGATTTCTCGGGTAGATGCTTGGGAGTTGGGACAAGGTATGAAATGCTGGCAGAGCTGTcaagaagagagaaagaagcaGGTATTAAACCTGATCCCGAGATTGATGCATTTATGAAAGCCACAGCCATGGTGGGCCAGGAAACCAGCTTGATTACAGATTACGTCCTCAAG ATTCTTGGATTGGATATTTGTGCTGATATTATGGTTGGGGATGATATGAGAAGGGGCATTTCTGGTGGACAAAAGAAGCGTGTTACCACTG GTGAAATGTTGGTAGGACCAGCAAAAGCATTCTTCATGGATGAGATATCAACTGGGCTGGATAGTTCCACCACCTTCCAGATTGTCAAATTTATGCGGCAGATGGTTCATATTATGGACATAACCATGGTCATCTCTCTCTTGCAGCCTGCTCCTGAGACATTTGATCTTTTTGACGATGTTATCCTGCTTTCAGATGGTCAAATTGTTTATCAAGGTCCACGTGAGAATGTCCTGGAATTCTTTGAGTACATGGGATTTAGATGTCCAGAAAGGAAGGGAGTTGCAGACTTTCTGCAAGAAGTTACTTCAAAGAAGGACCAAGAACAGTATTGGTTTAGGAAGAATCAGCCTTACCGTTATGTTTCCGTACCCGAGTTTGCACAGGCTTTCAACTCTTTCCACATCGGGCAGCAACTCGTGGCGGAACTTAGAGTTCCATATGATAAGACTAGAGCCCATCCTGCTGCCCTGGTCAAAGATAAATATGGTATCTCCAATTGGGAACTTTTCAGGGCCTGCTTCTCTAGAGAATGGCTCCTAATGAAACGGAGCTCGTTTGTGTACATCTTTAAGACTACACAAATAACAATAATGGCAACAATTGCCTTGACGGTCTTCCTAAGAACAGAGATGAAGTCCGGTAGGATCGAGGATGCTACTAAGTTTTGGGGAGCATTGTTCTTCAGTCTCATCAATGTCATGTTCAACGGCATGCAAGAGCTCGCAATGACTGTATTCAGGCTTCCAGTGTTCTTCAAACAGAGGGATTCATTATTCTATCCAGCTTGGGCTTTTGCCTTGCCGATTGGGGTACTCCGTATTCCACTTTCAGTAATGGAGTCTGGATTGTGGATCATTCTTACCTACTACACCATTGGCTTTGCACCTTCTGCCGTTAG gtttttcaaacaattgttGGCATTCATTGGGGTACATCAGATGGCCCTCTCTTTGTTCCGTTTCATAGCAGCAGCTGGAAGAACACAAGTAGTCGCCAACACTCTTGGAACTTTCGCCTTGCTTTTGGTTTTCGTGCTGGGAGGCTTTATTGTTGCAAAAG ACGATATTAAAGATTGGATGATATGGGGATACTATGTTTCTCCTATGATGTATGGACAAAATGCCATTGCAATCAACGAGTTTCTTGCAGAGAGATGGAGTGCA CCTACCAATGGCACTGAAAAGACTGTTGGAAAGACCCTTCTTAGGGACAGAGGTTTATTTACTACCGAGTCTTGGTACTGGATATGCATCTTCGCTCTTTTTGGGTTCACTCTTCTGTTCAACATTCTCTTCATTTTAGCCTTGACTTACTTAAACC CTCTTGGGGACAATAAGGCTATCATACCAGATGACAAGGCGGAAAGCAAGAGGAAGCGACATATAACAAATGGTGAAG GTGTTCAAATGGATGTTAGAAACTCCCATGCAACCGCCAACTCGACTGATGGAGGAGCAAGCAGTGAACCAAGAAGAGGGATGGTCTTGCCTTTCCAACCCCTCTCTCTTGCGTTCAACCATGTGAATTACTATGTCGATATGCCTGCC GAAATGAAAACTCAAGGTGTTGATGAAGATAGACTTCAGTTACTGCGAGACGTTAGTGGTGCTTTCAGGCCCGGTGTTCTGACAGCATTGGTAGGTGTCAGTGGAGCTGGAAAGACGACGTTGATGGATGTACTGGCAGGCCGAAAGACAGGAGGATATATTGAAGGAAGCATAAACATATCAGGCTACCCAAAGAACCAAACAACATTTGCTCGAGTCAGCGGATACTGTGAACAGAACGATATCCATTCGCCTTACGTTACCGTCTATGAATCACTTCTTTACTCTGCCTGGCTACGTCTTGCTGCAGATGTGAAAACAGAAACACGAAAG ATGTTTGTGGAGGAGGTCATGGACTTGGTTGAGCTCAATCCCTTGAGGAATGCTCTTGTTGGACTTCCGGGAATCGATGGTCTTTCAACAGAGCAAAGAAAGAGGCTGACAATTGCTGTTGAGTTAGTTGCCAATCCCTCCATAATCTTTATGGATGAGCCAACATCAGGACTCGACGCCCGAGCTGCTGCAATTGTCATGCGCACAGTGAGAAATACAGTGGATACAGGTCGAACGGTGGTCTGTACTATTCACCAGCCTAGTATAGACATTTTTGAAGCTTTTGATGAG CTACTGTTGATGAAGAGAGGAGGACAAGTAATTTATGCTGGACCTCTTGGTCGCCATTCTCACAAACTTGTTGAATATTTTGAG GCTGTGCCAGGGGTTCAGAAAATCAAAGAGGGCTATAATCCAGCTACTTGGATGTTGGAGGTCACCTCCTCTGCCGTTGAAGCTCAACTCGACGTTGATTTTGCAGAAATTTATGCCAACTCTGACCTTTATCG GAGGAACCAAGAACTGATAAAGGAACTAAGCACTCCCCCACCAGGATCTCAGGACCTATACTTCCCCACGCAATACTCGCAGTCGTTCTTAACTCAGTGCAAAGCTTGCTTCTGGAAGCAGCATTGGTCCTACTGGAGAAACTCACAGTACAATGCTATTAGGCTTTTCACAACAATCGTCATTGGCGTTATGTTTGGTGTTATCTTCTGGCAGAAAGGGGACCAAAT ACATAGACAACAAGACTTGCTTAATCTGCTCGGAGCTACTTATGCTGCTGTACTTTTCCTCGGAGCCACCAATGCTTCTGCTGTTCAATCCGTTGTCGCGATTGAGAGAACTGTTTTCTATCGTGAAAGGGCTGCAGGAATGTACTCTGAGTTGCCTTATGCATTTGCACag GTTGCAATAGAGACCATATACGTCGCTGTACAAACCCTCGTCTACTCTCTGCTTCTCTACTCCATGATTGGATACCACTGGACGGGCGAGAAATTCTTCTACTTCTACTACTTCATATTCATGTGCTTCACTTACTTCTCGATGTACGGCATGATGGTTGTTGCGTTGACACCTGGCTACCAAATCGCCGCCATCGTTATGTCCTTCTTCCTCAGCTTCTGGAACTTGTTCTCTGGTTTCCTCATCCCACGTCCC CTCATCCCAATATGGTGGAGGTGGTACTACTGGGCTTCTCCCGTCGCCTGGACAATCTACGGTATTTTTGCATCCCAAGTAGGCGACATCACTACCGAACTCGAACTCACGGGCAACACTGGAAGAATAAGGGTGAATGACTTCCTTAAAGACTACCTCGGCTATGATCATGACTTCCTCATCCCAGTGGTCTTCGCACACGTCGGTTGGGTTCTCCtgttcttctttgttttcGCCTACGGAATCAAGTTCCTTAACTTCCAAAGGAGATGA
- the LOC105170795 gene encoding uncharacterized protein LOC105170795: protein MSETPFRPREKLLERQKFFQSIHKHTYLKGPMDKITSVAIPLALAGSSLFLIGRGIYNMSHGIGKKE, encoded by the exons ATGTCTGAAACACCCTTTAGGCCAAGAGAGAAGCTTCTTGAGAGGCAAAAGTTTTTCCAGAGCATCCATAAACATACATATCTGAAAGGACCAATGGATAAGATCACCTCGGTCGCCATTCCTTTGGCTTTAGCAGGATCCTCTTTGTTTCTTATT GGGAGAGGGATCTATAACATGTCTCATGGGATTGGGAAGAAGGAATGA